GAGTTAAGCTATGAAACTTAAAACAACCATTATCCTTTTAATTGTAGCAGCCATTGGCATTTCGTATATCGTCATTTACGAAAGAAAGCAATTGCCTCATGAGGAATGGGAAAGGCTGCAGAAAAAGGTGATCCCTGATTTCAAGGCATCGATGATCAAAAAGATTGAATTGTGCAATGAAAGCGGCAAGATCATTTTGGAAAAATCAGAAGATAATTACTGGCGCATTGTTGAACCGCTGAAACTTCGTTCGGATAATTCCGAGGTGAACAGCATACTCTCCGAGTTCGAGTTTATGTACAAGGTTGGCTCCTTTAAAAAAGAAGGGGATAAACCCTTTGATCTCCATGATTATGGCCTTGATGATCCAAAGACCTCTATCACCATGTATACCGATATTCCAGCGAAACCAGATAAAATACAGGTAACCGGGCCGAAAGATAAATATACGGTATTTGTTGGACAAAAACTTGCTGCCGGTGACAACGTATACATCAAGCTTGATACGAGCGATGAGGTTACTGTTGTGCCAGGCACCCTCGTTGATAAAGTTAACAAAAATATTTTGGATTTGAGAAGTAAATGGGTGTTTAGTTTCGACAAGGAAGCTGTAGACACGATACAGATCAAAACGAAAGAATTCAACATTATTTGTAACAAAAAGGGTAATTTCTGGCGTCTTGCCGAACCTGTCAATGATTTGGCCGACCTGGAAAAAATTAAGGATATTCTTGGAAAATTCAAAAACCTGCAAATTGACCGGACAGACTTTGTTACCGAAGAATCAGGTGATTTAGTTAAATATGGCCTGGATTCTCCACGATTCACTGTTGTCATTAACGAAAAAGGCGCTGAACAGTCTGTTGTCTTTGGGCATTCCCTGGATAATAAGGTTTATGCAAAGCGCTCCGATGAGCCTACGATCTTCTTTCTTAAGGATACTATTCTTGCTGACCTGAGTAAAAAACCAAATGACTTGCGGGACAAGAAAGTGGTCAGGTTTGAATCTATAGGAACCTATGGAATAAATAAATTGGAAATTAAAACACCAACCGATGTAATTGCTATCGAAAAATCCCTGGATCTGGATTGGAAACTTACAAAACCGATTAATATTTATGCGGACCAGGATACTGTTAAAAACTTTATAGAGAAGATCAAATCCCTCGAAATAGAAGATTTTGTTTCTGATAAACCAACTGATTTGTCCGTGTACGGTTTGAAAGATCCCGTCTTTGAGATCTCCGTTACCAAAGAAGAGGATAAGACTCTGGCTAAATTTTACGTAGGTAACAAGTTACCCGATGGCACCAAATGCTATGTGAAACGTGTTGGAGAAGATCCTGTTTATACAGTCCCTACGGCTGAATTCTACGACAAGATTGAGAATCCGCTCCTGCGCTTCCGGGACAGGCTGGTGTGCGATTTTAACAGGGATTTGGTCAAAAAGATTGTTATCGAAAAACCAAATCGTACTTTCGTTTGTGAAATAACAAATAAGAAGGATGCGGAAGGACAATTCCAGTGGGCACTCTCAAAGCCTGTTCAAACGATAGCTGATGTGCATGCGGTAAACCAGATTGTGTGGGACTTATCCTTTTTAAAAGCAGATTGCTATGTTACAAAAGCACCTAAAGACTTGAATGTCTTTGGGTTAAATGATCCGAGGATCAAAGTTTCTGTAACTTACGAAAAAGTCCTGGAGCAAACGCCTGAAGGTTCGGATAAGAAGAGGAAAGAAGAGGTATCCGATCCTGCCATGAAACCGAAAGAGTCCGTCGAAAAAATTGTCGAAACAAGGACTTTGCTTGTTGGCAAGAAAGTGAAGGAAGGTGATAAGGTAAGTTCATATTGCATGTTTAGTGATGACGATCATGTATTTGAACTCTCCTGGCCAAAGATTAAAAACTTTGATGCTGAACTTGTACCAACCAAAATTCTTAATTTTGACAGGACGGAAGTGAAAGAGCTTGCACTCAACTATGACAAGAGAAGTGTATTATTGAAGAAAATCAACAATGTGTGGAAGTTGAAAAATAATGAGCAAAAAGACGTACAGGGAAGAGAAGTAGATTACTTTGTCCGTAATCTTGACGAGTTAAAGGGCAATTACATCGAACAATACAAAGCAACCAATTTAACGCAATTTTCTTTGGATAAACCTCAGCTTGCCATTGTCATGAGTTTGGAAAGTGGTGATGTTGTGCTTTCTATCGGCAAGAAGAAGGATGCTGGCAGCTATTATGTGAAAGCAAGTGATTCTGAGTATATTTATGTCGTTGGTAGTGAGTCGATCGCTAAGTTGATGAAAAACGAAGAGGATTTTACTACGATTGTTCATGAAACTTCATCAATGGTGGAGGAGGCGGCAAAGGCTCTTGGCAATGAAATGCCTATAGGTGCCACTCCGCACGGGAGGCCTTCTGTTAACCCTCCCCACGGAGGGTTTCACTGAAAAGTATTTTCTGGTAAGCAAACTGCACAAAAAGACGTAATAACAAGAAATATCCAAACAAGGAATCTGAATTGAAAACAATTTTCCATTTTAATTACTTGTTTGGATATTTTTATTGAATTATTTTACGTAATTATTCAAAATGTGGTTTATAGTGAAGGTGTGATGATTTGTGTTGTGTTCCGTTATTCTTGCGCAGAGCAATGTGGGAATAAAGCAGTATGCTTCCTGCTTCAGCAGTTTTTGCCCTATATGTGACACAGGAAATGACACAGAGTTGTGTGGCCAAGATTGGCACGGTGACAGTTGAAAATTTTGAAATTACATATGACATATTTTTTCCGCAAATGCCTTGAAAAAAATACTTATCTTTTTATCAATTTTTGCAACACTTGTCTGCATTCCGTTAGCGTACAATAAGGCGCCTGCCCTCGAAACTAGTTCTAATCGCAGGACTCCTATTGTTATGGCAGTAGAGAAGGTGGGGCCTGCTGTAGCCAATATCAGTACAGAGAGGCTTATTACCCAGCGACATGTAGACCCATTTTTTGGATCGAGAAGTGAACTGTTTGATCAATTTTTTAACGACTTTTTTGGCCAAAGCCAAAAGCAGATGGTCGAAAGGCCTTTAGGCTCCGGAGTTATTATTGATGAAGATGGCTACATTGTCACGAATGAACATGTTGTTAGTCGCGCATCGAAAATCAAAGTAAGACTATCTGACGGTAGAGACTTTGAGGCAACCATGATCAGTTCCGACCCGATTAGTGACATCGCCGTGTTAAAAATAAATTCTCCCGGACCTCTTCCCTATGTCAAAATGGGCACGTCCAAGGATCTCATGATCGGGGAAACTGTAATAGCGTTGGGCAATCCCTTTGGCTTGGAAAACTCTGTTACCACTGGGGTGCTGAGCGCAAAGAACCGCATCATGACATTCAGCAGTGAATATGGCGATATTAAGTATGATGGCCTTATTCAAACTGATGCATTGATCAATCCCGGAAACAGCGGTGGTCCTCTCATCAATATTGATGGGGAACTTATTGGTATTAATGCTGCAATTGTAAATCAGGCTCAGGGGATCGGGTTTGCGATTCCGGTCGATAAAGTAAGACAAACCCTTGTTAAGCTTTTTAATTTTAGGGAACTCAACAAGATATGGTTTGGCGTACAGGTAGAAGAGAAAAATGATGATGCTTTTAGAGGTATCATGGTTTCCTCTGTTGATCCTGGTAGTCCTGCCGACAAGGCGCGAATCAAAAATGGGGACTATATTACTAGAATAGACTCTAAACAAATTCAGGATATTCTTGACTTTGAAAAATACATACTCAAGAAAAATGCAGGAGATAAACTGTATATTTACGTCAAACGAGGCGGACGAGATTTCAAGGTGGATGTCACTCTAGAAAAGGCACCACTTCCATCCGTGGAAAAGCTTGCCCTGGAAAAGTTAGGGCTGTTCGTACAAGATTTGACACCACAACTTGCAAAACAATTAAATTTATGGTGGTTAAAGAGCGGGGTGTTAATTTCGGGGGTGCAAAAAAACAGCCCGTCTGCGAGCGTTGGGATTGTGGCAGGTCACGTGCTTGTGTATGTCGGCCAATATCGAATTAACAATATTGAAGAACTTGGTGCCTTACTAAAGATCATGCAAAAAGGAGACATCTGGGAGGTTGGTATTGTCTGGTCAGATAAATACGGCGACCATCAGGGATATGCCCGACTAAAGGTTCGTTGACCGTTTTTCTGTAACTATAATCTTCATGAAATGAAATCATAACGTTTAGGATGATTTCAGAAAATAATTCTCTTCTTCAATGCTGCCTCGTTTTCATAAAATGCCAAAGTCAACAACATGGTTTTTTCCTATCACGTTATCCTTTGCAACCAATTCAACTCCCTCTGATTACGTTTTTTGCAAAGATAGTATATTTCTAATTGCCACCAGCAATGGCAGGCACTATGGAAATATAGTCGCCATCTTTTACAGACGTATTTAGATTACCCATAAACCGAATGTCTTCATCATTGAGATAAAAATTAATAAACCTCCTGATTTGACCGTCATTGTCACAAATTCTCTCTCTAATTCCCTTATAATTTGTTTCAAGATTATCAATAATGTCTTTAATATTTTTTCCCTCCGCCTTTACCTCGTCTGCACCCTTGGTAAGGGTTCTTAGTGGTGTTGGAATGCGTACCGTTACTGGCATATTTATGCTCCTTTCGGGTTTTCAAAAATTATCATAAAATCGTAACTAAAAAATATCAAAATGTATGTAAATTAGAGAGTTATCATACTGTTAAAAAAATGTTCAAAAGAATATTTCTTCTATTTTACGTTTTGATTTATAAAGGTCTGAGGTAGCACCTTGCTAAGAGGCTGATTACTTTTAATGTACTGCTGCCATCTTCTCTTCCATAATCGCATCAAATTCAGAGAGGGAAGGGTTGATGATTTTTGGTACTTCTAATTTGTCCAGTACAGCCTCCTGGGTTTTTAGGCCATTTCCCGTAACACTGATTACAATGGACTCATCCTGTGGTATTTTGCCCTGTTCGATAAGTTTTTTTGTAACCGCCACAGTTACACCGCCCGCTGTTTCTGTGAAGATACCTTCCGTTCTGGCAAGTAATTTAATACCCTCTACGAGTTCATCGTCGGTTACATCCTCTGCCCATCCTCCGGACACATTAATGGACTTCACAGAATAATAACCGTCAGCCGGATTGCCGATTGCTATTGACTGGGCAATAGTCCTGGGCTTTACAGGTTTTATCACGTCGGTTACCTGCTTAACAGCTGTGGTTATCGGTGAGCTGCCGCTTGCCTGGGCGCCATGGAGCCTGGTATCTGCTTTATCGATAAGACCTAGTTTTACGAATTCTTTAATAGCCTTTTCAATCTTCGTAATCAAGGACCCGCCTGCCATGGGAACTACAATATGTTGTGGTGCTTTCCATCCTAGTTGTTCTATGATCTCATATCCATAGGTCTTTGAACCCTCTCCATAGTACGGTCTCAGATTTACATTCACGATTGCCCAGCCATATTTATCAGCGATCTCAGAGCAAAGCTTGTTTACGTTGTCATAGTTTCCTCTGACTTTTATCACATTCGTACCATAAATCAGGGTGCCAATAATCTTACCCTGTTCAAGATCGGCAGGCATAATAATATAACTTTCCAGCCCAGCCTGCACGGCCTGTGCTGCTACTGCATTTCCCAGATTTCCTGTTGTGGCACATCCGACTGTTTTATATCCAAATTCCTTTGCCTTTGTCAGGGCCGTCGAAACAACCCGGTCTTTAAAGGAGAACGTGGGATAATTCACGGAATCGTTTTTCACATACAGTTCTTTTACTCCAAGTACCTTGGCAAGGTTGTTTGCCTTGACAAGGGGCGTGAAACCTACCTGAGCGCCAACCGTTGGTTCACCATCCACCGGAAGCAGTTCCTGATAACGCCACATTGTTTTGCCGCGGGATTCGATCAGTTTTCTGTTCAAAACCTTCTTAATTCCGTCATAATCATAATCGACTTCCAAAGGGCCAAAACAAAAGCTGCAGACATGAAGTGGCTCTTTTGGATATGGTTTTCCACACTCCCGACACTTTAGACCTTTTACAAATCCCATCTGTTGCCTCCATTCATTTTTGATAAGGACGCAGATTTCCGCAACTATACATGATAATAAATACTCCCGTTACATCCTGATAAACTGTGTTAATCTGTGTCCAATCAAGCAAATAAAAAGGCCTCTTTCTATTCAAATAAGATAGGAAGAGGCCTTTTTATGTACCTATCTTATCTTTTCCCAAAACACGAGACAGGAATTAGCACCAGCATCTTGCACAGCTTTTTGCTGAACAAGACCGGTTGCTGTGGCTTCACAGGGCCAGTCCCTCTGCCACTCTCGATAAGATGAATAATATTTTTGCAATTGTAACGGAAAATATGTGTCCTGTCAATTGCTAATCAGAAAAAACTTTCATTCAACTGTTGCGATCAATTTAAGCAGTTTATCACAATGCCGGTGATTAACTTCGGATAAAAATATGTCGACTTAGGGGGCATAACCTTGCGTGCCATGGCGATTTCTTTTACCTGTTCAATAGGGGTGGGGTTAAGAAAGAATGCCAATTGATACTGGCCGGATTGCACGAGCGATACGGCCTCTGCTTCATCCTTTACGTATTTCACGTAGTCTTTCACGGTTACATCATCGGAATTTATACCCAGTATTTTGTTGATAATCATACCATGAAGGATACCCGCATCCAGATGCTTCCATTCGGGATGGTCTTTGGCGAATACTGCATCAAGTAATTTTTCATTGCCAAGCCGCAATTTATAATAGGCGTCTTCCTGACCAGCGTACATTATAAAGGTATGGCCTTTAGTTTCATCGTTGAGGCTCGACATAAAATCCTCTACCCGGCACCCCTTGCCTAACAGCTCGACCTCAAAAGACTCTTGTATCGATTGTAAAATCCGGTCAAAGCGATAATTCTTTATATTACGTACGAGCCGATGGGCCGGCAATATCTTCAACCCATTATTGTTCATCGACACGCATACCATCATCACATAGTCTGAAGGCAAATCATCTCCATTCCGGATGTTTTCTTTACGCATTTGTTCTTTGTAAACCAATGCAGTTTCGTAACGATGGTGTCCATCGGCTATAAAAAGGGGTTTCTCCTTCATGAGAGCAACTAAATTGTCGATAGTCTGTTTTTCCTTTATTACCCAAAGCTTATTTTTTACTCCGGTATCGTCTAAAAAATCCACCTCGGGTCTTGTGATAGTTGTCATTGACAGATAAGTATCGATTGCGTTATTATCGTCCGGGAAAAGGGCAAATATAGAACTGAGGTTGGCCCGGCACGATTGGGTAAGTTTTAGCCGATCTGCCTTTGGACCAGGAAGTGTTTGTTCGTGAGGGTAGATGTATCCTTTGTCAAAGGGTTCCAACTTCACCAACGCAATGAAGCCTCTCCTGACCAGCCATCTGTTGCCAGACAAAAATTTTTGATCATAAATATATATTGCCGGGTCATCTTCCTGCTTAAGGATACCTTTTTCCCTCCAGCTCTTGAGCAATTCAGCAGCACGGGTATATTTGTTGGTTTTTTCTGTATCGCAGGAGAAGTCCTTTCCCAAATCCAAACGAATAATATTATTGGGGTGAGCCTGGTAATACCGCTCTTGCTCTTGCGGAGAAATTACATCATAAGGGGGTGTCACAACGGCCGAAATGTCCGTAATGACGTCTTGATTGTATCGTAATCCACGAAACGGTTTAATAATGGCCATATTCCAATCAGGTACCTTCCTCCCATGACGCAAGGTACTTCTCTTGTTCTTGAGTAAGCGTGTCAATAGCAATGCCCATGGACTTTAATTTTAAACTCGCGACCCAGTGGTCAATCTCTTCAGGTACTTCGTAAACCTTGGATACTAATTTACCTTTATTTTTTACGACATATTCGGTAGCCAGTGCCTGAGTGGCAAAACTCATATCCATTACACAAGCTGGATGACCTTCTGCAGCCGCGAGATTAATGAGGCGACCTTCTCCAAGGAGATAGATGGATTTGCCATTCTTTAACACATATTGATCGACAAAATTACGGACTGACTTGTTCTTCTTCGCTGCTATTGATTCTAAAGCAGCTATGTCAATCTCTATGTTAAAATGACCGGAATTGCAAACCATCGCCCCATTCTTCATGGCTTCAAAGTGTTCTTTCCTGATTACATGCATATTTCCCGTTAAAGTACAGAATATGTCGCCAATTTTGGCTGCTTCACTCATAGGCATTACCATAAATCCATCCATGGCGGCTTCCAGGGACTTAATGGGATTAATCTCCGTAATCACGATATTTGCACCCATGCCTTTTGCCCGCATAGCAAGCCCCTTTCCACACCACCCGTAACCGGCAACAACAAATATCTTGCCCGCAAGGAGGCAGTCTGTCGCCCGTATAATTCCATCGATCGTGGATTGCCCGGTTCCATAACGGTTATCGAAAAGGTGTTTTGTGTCGGCATCATTTACGGCAATGACAGGAATCTTCAGTGACCCGTCTTTCTCCATGGCCTTTAACCTTATCACGCCGGTAGTTGTTTCCTCCATGCTCCCGAGAATTTGCGGGATGAGTTCCTTTCTTTCTTTGTGGATGGCCGAAACAAGGTCGGCGCCATCGTCCATCGTAATGGTTGGTTTGTGATCCAGTGCTGATGTAATATGCTTATAATACGTTTTGTTATCTTCTCCCTTGATAGCAAAGACAGGAATATCGTAATCCTTCACCAAAGAGGCGGCAACGTCATCCTGAGTGGATAAAGGATTCGAGGCGCAAAGGACAATATCAGCCCCTCCGGCCTTGAGCGTCCTGGCAAGATTTGCTGTCTCGGCTGTTACATGAAGGCATGCTGACATCTTCATTCCTTTCAAAGGTTTTTCTTGTTCAAATCTCTCCTTAACCTGTGCCAGAACAGGCATATCATTGCTTGCCCACTCAATGCGTTTCTTGCCACCCAAAGCAAGATTTACATCTTTGATATCATAGTTCATGGATTCTCCCTTTCTTTGTTAAGAATGTCATCTTTTGTTAACAACATGAAAATAAGTAGGGGCACGTACAATGTGCCCCATACAGTTGGTGATTTTTTAAACAACGGCAGCTTTTCGCAAGGCATCCACCATGTCTGTCTTTTCCCATGTAAACGTGTCCTCTGGGCGACCAAAATGACCGTGACGGGCCGTGATCTTATAAATCGGTCTTCTGAGTTTTAACCGATCGATAATACCCTTTGGGGTCATATCAAAAACATTTTCGCAAATTTGGGTAAGCTTTTCATCGGAGATCTTGCCTGTACCTTCGGTAGCGATGTGGATGGCAAGGGGCTTTGCCACCCCAATAGCATAAGCTACTTGTGCTTCGCATCGGTCTGCCAGGCCGGAAGCTACTACATTTTTTGCGACATGTCTGGCAGCATAGCAAGCACTTCGATCAACCTTCGTTGGATCTTTTCCTGAAAAAGCACCCCCACCGTGACGTCCCCACCCGCCATACGTATCAACGATAATCTTTCGCCCTGTTAAGCCGCAGTCCCCCTGGGGGCCACCGATCACGAAACGTCCTGTTGGATTAATATGGTAAATCGTTTTACCATCCAAGAGGTTTGCTGGTATTACCTGTTTCGCAATCTTTTCAATCATATCATCTTTTATGGTCTCGTATTTTACATCCGGTGCATGTTGGGTAGAAATAACTACGGTATGTACCCTGACAGGGGTATGATCCTGATATTCAACAGTAACCTGAGATTTTGCATCGGGACGGAGATATTTCAATGTCCCGTTTTGCCGTAATTCGGCAAGTTTTATAATAATTCTGTGTGCCAGCATGATAGGAAGCGGCATGAGTTCCGGGGTATCATTGCAGGCATAGCCAAACATCATACCTTGATCACCTGCTCCGTGCTCTTTATAGAGACCTTCGCCACTCACACCTTGTGAGATATCCGGTGATTGTTTGCCAATACTGGTAAGAACCGCACAGGTATTATAATCGAATCCCATTGAAGCATCATTGTAACCAATTTCTTTTATGGTATTTCTTACAATATCAGGAATATTTACATTGGCTTTTGTAGTAAATTCTCCCGCTACAAAAGCAACACCTGTCGTCACCAATGTTTCACATGCTACCCGGCTCATCGGGTCTTGCTCAAGCATTGCATCCAGCACTGCATCGGATATCTGGTCAGCGACTTTATCCGGATGTCCCATGGACACTGATTCTGAGGTAAATACATGCCTTCCTTTCTTCATACTGATACTGTCCTCTCCTTCAATAAAATTTTCTTTAATACTTTTAAATTACGATCGGTAGCACCTCTTTGTTTCATTACAACCGATTGTGCCCTCTTGCCCATTTCATGGGCTTCATCTGGATGCTCCAATAAATACGTCATTTTGTTCAGTAGTGTCGGTTCATCCCGAACAACCTTTATGGCATCGGCTTCTCTTAATAACTGAACCTCTTCGCGAAAATTAAACGTATGCGGGCCAACAATAATTGGCTTGGCCAGTCCCGCAGGTTCCATCATGTTTTGTCCACCAAGCGGCACAAGACTTTTCCCGACAAAAACACAATCGGCAATGCTATATGTCGCAAGTAATTCCCCGACGGTATCAACAAGAATAACTGTTTCATATTTAAATTCGCCTATTTTATTTCCCTTATCGAGTGAGGTCTTCCTTATCCATCTGAGCCCCATGGATTCGATAAGCTTAACTATACTGTTGGCTCTTTCGATATGCCGTGGAACCAAAACCAGCCTTAGCTTTTCAGTTTTTGTGCAAAGGTGTTTAAAGATTTTTAAAATAACGTTCTCTTCCCCCTCGTGAGTACTGCCACAGACAATCACCTTATCGTCTTTGTCAATTTCAAAAAGATATATTAACCGTTTTTTTGTGTCTTCCGGGACGTTAGTTACCATATTATCAAATTTCATATTACCAGTAACAAGGATTTGTGTCTCGGATATGCCTAAATCCGTAAGACGAGTTGCATCGGCTACGGTTCTTGCGCAAAAGGCATTATCGCTCGTGGCTAAACTTTCAAAGAATTCCTTTGAAAGTTTCCTGATCAAACGATACCATTTTAGCGATTTTTCTGATATTCTGGCATTCAGTAAGACGACTGGAATATGCCTTTTTGCAGCTGCTATTAAAAAATTAGGCCATATCTCCAATTCGATCAATATCACGCAACTCGGTTGTATGGTACTCAGTACCTTCTCAGCTACCCAACTCAAATCGAGAGGGAAATAAAAAGTCTTCTTGCCATGAAAGCATTGTTTCGCAACAGACAATCCCGTGTTGGTATTGGTAGTGATAACGATATCTAAATAATTAAACTCTTTTTCGATAGATTTTACAAGTGTTTTTGCTGTTAAAACCTCTCCAACAGAGGCGCAATGAATCCATACACATGGCTTTTTTCTTTCCCTCGTCTCAATCCAGCCCAAACGTTGTGACAAACCAGAACGATATCGTCTGCTGGTGATGAATTTTAAAAAAAAATAAGGTGAGCCAAAAGTAAGCGCTGTTATATAAACAGCATCAAAGAGTGTCGACATGCGGGATGGGGTTGATTTTCAGGTTATTTATGTGTCTTTGCTCGTAGTATTCAAAGGTGAAAACTAAAATTAACTTACCCTGCCACAACACTGCTTGAACTTTTTGCCACTACCGCATGGGCAAGGTTGATTTCTGCCTACTTTAATTCCGACTTTGATAGGTTCCATCTTCCGCTCAACCTGTTCTTCTGTGTTCGCATTTGCACCCTGAATGGCAGCGGCAACGGGCGATTCCTGAATCGTTTCCAATCCCGAGACTTCCTGGTGAACATAGTGGTCTGGGTGCCATATATCTTTTTTCTCTGCCTCTCTGCCTAATTGCAATTTGAATATAAGGTCTGTTACCTCGTCTCGAATCGACAGATTCATGCTTTCAAACATAGCCAATGCTTCTCTTTTGTATTCTATTCTTGGATCCACCTGTGCATAACCGCGAAGGCCAATGCCCGACCTCAGATGATCCATGGCATAGAGGTGGTCTTTCCATTTTGTGTCGATTTTTTCCAGCAGGAGTATCTGTGCAATTTTTTCCATTTCCTCTTTTCCGATGGTGTTTTCCTTTGCTTCGTATGCCTCTTCTGCTTTCTTTATCAAAAACGCTTCCACATTCTGGCGCGTCTTTTCCTCAACCTCGTTGAGATCAATAAGCAATCCGAATTTTTGCTTGAACCAGTCTGCAATATCAAAGGGTTCTTCCTCATCTCTTCCACTCTTTGTGTCGAAAGCAAAAGCTGTTACCTCCTTAATGCCATCCTCTATCATTTGGAAAATATAATCGCGGATATTCTTGCCTTCAAGTACATCCTGCCGCAGAGAATAAATCGTTTTTCTCTGCTGGTCCATGACTTCGT
The Candidatus Brocadia sp. genome window above contains:
- a CDS encoding 3-deoxy-D-manno-octulosonic acid transferase, whose protein sequence is MSTLFDAVYITALTFGSPYFFLKFITSRRYRSGLSQRLGWIETRERKKPCVWIHCASVGEVLTAKTLVKSIEKEFNYLDIVITTNTNTGLSVAKQCFHGKKTFYFPLDLSWVAEKVLSTIQPSCVILIELEIWPNFLIAAAKRHIPVVLLNARISEKSLKWYRLIRKLSKEFFESLATSDNAFCARTVADATRLTDLGISETQILVTGNMKFDNMVTNVPEDTKKRLIYLFEIDKDDKVIVCGSTHEGEENVILKIFKHLCTKTEKLRLVLVPRHIERANSIVKLIESMGLRWIRKTSLDKGNKIGEFKYETVILVDTVGELLATYSIADCVFVGKSLVPLGGQNMMEPAGLAKPIIVGPHTFNFREEVQLLREADAIKVVRDEPTLLNKMTYLLEHPDEAHEMGKRAQSVVMKQRGATDRNLKVLKKILLKERTVSV